The following coding sequences are from one Eretmochelys imbricata isolate rEreImb1 chromosome 12, rEreImb1.hap1, whole genome shotgun sequence window:
- the LOC144272971 gene encoding fibulin-7-like has product MRFPQRGCPAWVTLSTSSFSRQPRCTDARLRSHHCTCDPGFQLRAGGVCQDVDECQLFQASWQTRLCVHDCVNVPGSYHCVCPQGYLLHADQNICTDVDECTDNQHNCSHGELCVNVFGGYRCERPECPQPRLNTSYVKTSVYQCERNPCPMNSRACRLAANSISFHYLPLQSNRTVPRVLFKMSTTHLVGDSLRFAIVGGRGQGVFAVQRSDRHSGELILTSLVVGPATLEVELEMSKLARKILLGKHIFRVTAFISQYEF; this is encoded by the exons atgcGCTTCCCGCAGCGAGGCTGCCCGG CCTGGGTGACGCTGAGCACCTCGTCCTTCAGTCGCCAGCCCCGCTGCACAGACGCCCGCCTGCGCTCGCACCACTGCACCTGTGACCCCGGCTTCCAGCTGCGGGCCGGCGGCGTGTGCCAAG ATGTTGACGAGTGCCAACTCTTCCAAGCCAGCTGGCAGACCCGCCTCTGCGTGCACGATTGTGTCAACGTGCCCGGCTCCTACCACTGTGTCTGCCCCCAGGGCTATCTGCTCCATGCCGACCAGAACATATGCACCG ATGTGGACGAATGCACCGACAATCAGCACAACTGCAGCCATGGCGAGCTCTGCGTCAATGTCTTTGGGGGCTACCGGTGTGAGCGCCCCGagtgcccccagcccaggctcaACACCAGCTACGTCAAGACCTCCGTCTA TCAGTGTGAGCGCAACCCATGCCCCATGAACAGCAGAGCCTGCCGGTTGGCCGCCAACTCCATCTCCTTCCACTACCTGCCACTCCAATCCAACCGCACCGTGCCCAGGGTGCTCTTCAAGATGTCCACCACCCACCTGGTGGGCGACAGCCTGCGCTTCGCCATTGTGGGTGGCAGGGGCCAGGGCGTCTTTGCCGTGCAGCGCTCCGACCGGCACAGTGGCGAGCTGATCCTCACCAGCCTGGTGGTGGGGCCGGCCACCTTGGAGGTGGAGCTGGAAATGAGCAAACTCGCCCGGAAGATTCTTCTTGGGAAGCACATCTTCAGGGTCACGGCCTTCATCTCTCAGTACGAGTTCTGA